The region GAGCTAtagcctgctgcctgctgggtcaGACTTTAGGATGGGAAGACCTTCCTTGGACGGCAGGTTTTGGCCCCTGTTCAGTCGCAGCCTGGTCACTTTGGTGGATTCACCCTGGCTCCTACTGCTATCAGCTGGAGCACTGTCAGGCAGAGGCTGTGCCTCGCCGCTTGGCACTCACACACACCATCAGCGCCGGGCGGCAGCACTCAGGTTTCTGCAGCATAAGGCAGAAAGCCCCTCCCTTCTCAGCTTGTTTAACAGCCTGTTGTAAAGTTGCTTTGAGAAATTAATTCTCTAGTCTGTTTTGACTTTCAGAACTTTGACAGTGTTTTTCAGACAAACTTTGGGAGGTGAATGGAGGATGTTTAAAAGAACCTCTGGAAGTGTTTTACATGTGCTCCCAGTGGCTGGAGTGAGTATTGTGTTAAATCTGCTTATGCTGAAGGGGAGGTAGATGCTCAATATTGGcataaagtaaaatgaaattacttggTACCTAGTTGGCCatctatttattttgcatttaaaattctCCCACTGACTGTAACAACAAAGTACCTCAGTCAGTCGGGAATTTATCACCTAGGAAGGACAGATGTGTTATTATGCTTTTATTAGAGATCAGCCGCAGAGATTTCAGGCTAAGtgacttgcccaaggtcacaCAATCTGTGTCAGAGCCAGGAACCGAACCAGGATGCCAGGACTTTCTAGTCCTTCAGCAATTAAGTCCCTTTGCCTTATCAACAACACTGACTTCTTCATagtaaaacagaagtaaatGGAAGTCAGTCAACTCAGAGCCAAGTCACCGGGTCAAtacatgaaaagaaagcagataaaATCAACTATGTGCTGTTAGGGGAAGGCAGTGAACAGAGGAAGCTATATCAGATAAATAAAGATCCTTCCCCATGTTTACCCTCTAGAAAAtcaccagctcctctccccagaATAAGAGAAGGTTTTAAAGCCTCCCCTCATTGCTAAAGGGTGTTCTGCAGGGTGGGGGCACATTAGACAAATACCTGCAATGAGCAATGTAACTCCAGACACCAGGCAGATGCGCAGCTTGATCAGCGGCTCATCGGGAAGGAATTTCACACAGTCCAGTCCCAGGACAAGGAAGAGAAATCCAAATCCTGCCAGGATATCTGCTGTGATCATCATGGCTCGGGTCAGCACCAGCTTCACTGCAGGACAAAAGCAGATCTTTCTAGTGCACAAGGAATGGAAAAGCGGGTGGGTAATGGGGTCAGATCCCATGGGAACATTTTCTTCTAGGGTGAAGTTTTGTCCAAGATCCCCTGGGAGTAATACCtcactgagaaaagaaacatggcTCTAATATGTACGTGCACCAAATTATCTGTCACTAAGTAGAACAGATGCTCTTTTTGTCTACACTCAGGTGCCCCTACCACGTGTAGGAACATCTTTGACTCTTACATACCAGGGTGCTCGGCGAAGATGGAGTCATACTCATCGCAAGTTTGGATCCCGTCAAAAACATTTGTGACACATTCCCACCACAGGCCACGGCATTTTGTACTCACCTGTGAGttgagaagagaaagaagacgGTAAGTTAATATACGCACCAACACAGCAGATGGTCAGTTAGGCACTTAAACAGAAATGCTGGTCCCGTTACATCGATGGCAAACTAGAGTTGTTcagtttgaagaagaaaaaaagaagcaggatGGAGAAAAAGGACAATGTTTCTTGTGTCCCTACTAATGGTTTAAAATCAGGACAAAAGTAATTCAGActagacattaggaaaaaaacccttcctaTTGGTACAGATAAAAATTCTGAAGGAAATTtctgggaggagctggggggtggctgaTGGGCGAGATCTAAGAGCAGGTTTGATCACTCCTTTCCAAATGCTTGTCTAGGCTGAGTTGGGCAGGGCTATGGACCAGACGACCTGAGACTTTGCTGTCAATGCTCCCCTTACATCATCCTCCTGCCAAGAAGGAGCAGCTCAGAGAGAAGCATGACTGGCAGGCCAGGCATTGCACCAGGAGCTGGGAGCCTGCGATGGGAGGTGGCCACGGCGGGATAAAGGAGTGCTTTGTGGCAGAGCTGAGATGTGGATGGGAGCCCCTCTCCAGACGTGTGTGGAGGTCTGCCCCCAAATGGCTTGGCTGTAAACACTGGCTGGAAAATGAGAGGCAGCCAGTACTGATCCTGGCCCTGGGGCTCCAGGTGCGCTGCTGGCTATGGGACCACACGTGCCCAAGACACACTCATTGCTGAGACATCCAGACTCAGCAGACGTTGCAGTAGCATCATGGCTAATCGTCTCCGTTGTCCTGAAGCTGTAGATACCATTCCCAGCCCAGCCTTTCATAAATCACTTTAATATAGGAGGTATTTTCATTACCAATGCAAATATGGCAACAAGCACCTCTAAAACATTCCTGGAATTGCTCATACAAGGAGCGGAGTTAATGTCAGTGCAGCTTTGGACTCCAGCCTGCCCCGCTGCTGCCAGCAACACCCACTGCAGTTAATGGACAGAGAAACTCTCCCAGGAAATGGGTTTCATGCAGGGAAAGGGGACCAGGCTTGCTTGGATgatgcaataaattaatttctcttgcaCTGTGGAAaccacaaagcagaaaataatgtaTCTCAGCCATTTAACAAAGTCTCATTCAGAATGTATTGAAGACCACAGTCAACTGCAATACTTTCCCCACAACAGAGTGTCTGAGCTAGCCCGTACATCTCTGTGATAGTGCACTAGGGATAAAAGGTGAACAAAAATTGCTCACTACTTCAGACCAGCAAAAAAGATACTGCTTATATATGAATGAAAacaatctactttttttttttcatgaaaatgaaagctacTTACAATTCCTGAGAATTTCAGGGCaggtttaatgaaaaatatcaccAAAAAACAAGAAGCAATGCTGGAAAACCTGGTTTCATTGATTCTGTGTTTTTCAAGAGAACAGTGTCATATAGACCAATTTTCCATGTTTATATTAGATGTAAGTTTTTACCATGGCCCTCTTAatccagctgcagctcctctctGTCTTAACTCACCATCGTTCAGGCTGTGCTTGCAATtagcatatttttattaaattacattttgttcTACTTGTATTTATATAATTTCATGTTCCAAACCACTGTAGGCTTATTCATACTACTCTGTATTCAACAAATACTCTCAGTTACTTCCTTACTTTCTCACATTAGTATTGTTTTTCAAATCTTATAAGCAGCATCTTCatctaaattatttataaagaGCCTAACAGGATTCCAGGCTTTGTCAGCCTCCAAGCAAAACAGAGGTCTTAAGGTGCAACAGTTGTGATCATGGTCTAGCTTGTGAAACAACCATCTTCCTAGACTAGAAAAAACTTGATAAATGCTTTGTGTTTCTTGGGATGTTTCAGTTGTCACCTACTCCTGCTAGTGCTGAACATGAGCAGATGCAGGGATCAGCCCATCTCTATGCAGCACGTGCACAGCCAGGGATAAATGTCTCATTGCCTGGTGCAGGAGTGATGGGAACAGACATCGGAGGGTGGGACCTGTGGCTGGCCTGAGCCACTGCTGAGCTATTTGGGTTTCTGTTATCTTAACTTTCTTGGCCATTCCTTGCTCCCCTCTGCTTTGTGCACCGTTTGTCCTTCCGGTTGTTAACCTGTTCCCAAACCACCCTTGCACAGACCCTCAGGCACATGGGAACTCGCTGCTGTAAATGGGAGAGGGGTCAGGGCCGGCTATCCTATGGCTGGACTAATGCACCATGTTGGTAGCACTAATTGCCCGTCACCTCTTTCCCCCCCAtagcaaacctgctccagcttCCCTGGGCCCAGCTAAGGACTCCCCAATAAGCTGAGCATCACAGCCAAACTCCTCATCTCCCACTTTGATTATGAAACTCATTGCCACGACCTGCTTTCGCTAACACAAGTATGCATGTGAAACATAAACTGCTTAATGactgtaatatatatatataattatatccTGTGCATAATGtatcattaatattaaaataattctaatacagaaaaatgacaGAACAAGCACACACTTCCCCTTCTGGGGAAAGCACAGAGGCCAAACATGAGTGATGTTAGTCACAGTGTTTTACTGCAGTGTAAAAAGATGCCAACTTACAATGATTACAAGCTCAGCATGAGAGTAAAACAGCCAGTGTTTACAGTAGtggtaatattttaaatctgcCTGCAACAGGGAGGGACTGTGTACACAATACTGTGCTTGTTGGGAAGCAGATTATGAATTTTTCCAGCACAAACTACTGCAAAAATTGACCCAGGCTTGTCTTGATGCTCACACAGAATGCACCAGCTTAAACCACTTTCTGTGTTGCCATAACCTGGTTGTTTCTGAAGCGGAGACAAAGGGCTGTGAGAGCTGAGCAATGGCTGGGTCCCCCACAGCACCTACAGAGGCAACAGCTCCAGCACTCCCTGGTGTCCTTCTCTCAGGCTGCTCCTCCCCAATGGGACCATAGTGAGGGCTTCCTCCTTCCCAGTTGCTGGGGCCAAGGTCAAAGCCAGGTGACTATGCTGAATGATGCAGTTCCTTTCCCCTGAAATCAAAAGTTGCCTGAATTACCCTTTTTCTAGCTGAAAACAGGAGTCATTGTGGACTCCAGGTCTTTCTGGCCATGGACAGTTTACTTACATTCCCATATTTAGAGAGGCAGTGAGTCATTAGGGCCATTAAGGAGATCAGTCGGTCAGGTATTAAGGCTGGGGGcctttttctccattatttAGTATTCACACTCAGAGCAGGAATGTGAGAGTAGTGGCTGCTAATGACCAAACTGGGTGTTAATGGAGCACTTGGTGACAGCCCAGCACAGGTGCCTTTGTGCAGAGAAGACAAGGTTACACAGCCTCAGGGAACGGGCTGGTTCTTTCCTGGACTCACTTTACCCAGGAACTgggttttcctcttctgattttATAGGAAATGATGGCACAATCTGGGATCCATTTGGCTTTTCTGAGCGTGCTGATATCTTCTGCTGATTCCAGGCAATTCACAGCTTCCTGAAATGACTCTAAAATATCTCCCAAATTAAGATGATAAATGAAGAGTGATATTCCAGCCAGTATCTGTGGGTGCACACTGGTTTCCCTGCAAATAGGCTCACTGAGCAGACACATTGACCATCAGCAACCTTACAGCAGTGGATCTATGACCACCTCAGCATCTACAACCACCTTCCAGGGTGGGACTGGCAGTCAGATTGTTGGGATTCCACGTGGAgtagagaaaaatgtatttttcttgtaatCACTTTTAGCCTTCTTTCTTCAGATAATTAATCACTTGATGTGCTGAAGCTAAATGTTACATTGAATGCACAGGAGCTCTTCTGGCTTCCTATGCTGGAGAGCAGGTAGAAAGTTTCCTCCTGATATATTCAGCCAAACTCTCTGTCTTGGAAGGTGTTTCACCTTCACTGCATAAAGTATTCGGTCCACCAGAGAGCAGATTCCCTCACTGTGGACCTGCAGCCTTTAAATATAAGAAAGTGCTGGCTGGTTgctctggagagaaaaatacaaacttGCAGTCCTAAATGCTGGAGAAATGGTGATGGTTTGGGATGTGGAGTCTCTGGGGCACAGCTTGCACATATGTGGCATTCTGCACCCTTGgtgtttgcagttttcttttgccAATTCTTTTCTCTAACGTAAGAGCGCTAATGTCTGCACAAGTTCAGGAAGATATTTTTGAGTGCAGGATTTGACGCCAGTCCCCATGCTCCCCCATAAAATTTTCCTAGCTCAATGGCTATTAAGGAAAAGATGTGAAAAGCACAGGTGTACGTGCTGGACTTTTTACACCAAGAAGTCTGACCTACAAAATTAGGAACATCTCCAAAATATCCATGCAGGCTGGAGATGTAGGACAACCATAGCCAAGTTCATGCACATTTAAACCTAGAGCCTGTAGACTTTTCCTGAACTTAGtgagagcagagtctggataaTAAGTCTGGCAGAGAGAACTACACAAAATACCACTTTTCCCCTGTCCTTGACAGagtaattaatttcattttcatccaCTTTCATACAGCATAACATGGAAAAAGTATATGAGAGTGGAGCAATGATGCTGGGAATCAAACTCTAGGACACATTTGTTTTGGTGATAAGGCTCTCCGCACCCTGATCTTACCTCCAGGGAATCATCAGCATTCACCATCCAGCAGTCTGTCCAGGTAGATGCTATCAAAAACCCAgtagagaaaaaagcaaaaaaacagcCCACATACTGGAGGAAAAACCTCATGCCAGCAGGTGCTCAGCACATCCAGGGGGGTAAGAAAAACAGTGCCCAGCCCTTGTTCTTAAAGCTAGGGTAGAGACAGAGCCTCAGCGTCCCAGGTCACTGCCACTCTCTTCCAGTGACCATGAACAGTGGGAACTTCTCACTTCTGCAGATGCCATCTGTTAGTGATGGCTGCAGGAGCAACACTCACCTGTAACGGGGATGGGAGGAGGGCGAGAGTGCCCacgggagctgctgcagccaatCCGCCCTGCACAGTTAAAGCTCTTGTCATGCCTGGCTGAAGAGAAATGGGGTTGTGCAGAAGTGGCATGCAGGCAATGGAGTTCTAGACTTGCAAGGAAAACAGATATCATTGCAGGTTTTGGCAAAGTAGGAGTTAAAAGAGAATCTAAACTTGTGTTTCAGGGCATAGGTTTTGAGCACTGCTAAGGGACACACAGACGAGCTcttatgtgcacacacatgttTATTCCTATACATTGGTTCAAGCCTTAGCAATCAGCAACTATAAAGTGTCTGTGTATATCCCAGGCCCTTTGGTTACCCTGTTGGTCTCTGATGCAGTGACGATCTAGTTCAATGCAGGAATgtcagggaaagggaagggaaaaagtagCAGTCATGGATGGGTCTTCAGAGCTAACGCAACCAACCATCCCAGCTCAGATATCGAGTGCTGTATTCTGCATTTAAGCCAAACCTAGATATTTCTCATGCCCTGGACTTCAATGTCTTCATGGCCTGAGTCCAGCACCCATGTGGGAATCTTGAACATTTCCAGTCAGTTGTAGTTTGGgggattttgtttggttggATTTTGGCTGCTCGCTTGCTGCCATTGcaactttcctgttttcctgcagGACCCCCTGGGTGAGCAGGGGTCACACAGGGTGCCAGGGACAGAAGGATGGGGCCTCTGTAAAGAGGCTTCTCACTCAACGCCTCCTCTCACGCAGCACTGAGAAACCCAGCAGGGCTCCAGGGCACCttccaggaaaacaaagggGGAGAGGGGCTAGAAATTCCTCCCATCCCAAAAGTACGAATGCACAGAAACCATCACATCctcagcatctttttttttttttgaaaagagaaaccATAAAAGAGTGGAGACTTGCCTTTGGTGGGGAAGTCTTCAACACAGGGCTGAGGAGCAGGttcttgctctgcttttatCTCTGCTTACAGTCTGCTTTCCTAAACTGATGGGGTCTGTCATCTCAGCTGTCACCTCCAGATGGAGCCAATGGGTACTTTTACAGAACTGCTCAAACCTTGCTTTCTCTGAGATTTCCCTCCAAATACAACAGCAATAAGAAGTTTATTATTCTTACAATATATGACCCGTATAATTCCCATCATAACTTCATGAAGGCGTTTTACTCTCTGAGTTAACAATCTTTTGTCTTGATCCCGGGATCACCCTGTTCCTCAGAGGTCACACCACAGAAAAGCTCCTCAGCACATTGGGAGACACTGGGTAGAGGCTTtagcttttctgctctctgttttcTAATTCCTTTCTTAGAAGCTGACAAGTAAGGaactttccttcttccttctctgccagaTGCATGTCTTGATATGGTTATGTGGGTATGATGCTTTCTGCTGAGTTGTCTGGCATCCAAGTGTCTATACGAGCCAATAACACCCATGATCTTTACTTTATGGCTTTCTTTGGCAAGGGTAGAGTTGTGTTTCCAACAGTTCTGACCCACAGGGACAGGGCATTGGTCATGCAGGTCCCCTAAAGAATAATGATTTTCATTAGCCACACAGATATAGATTGCATTGATATGAGACAGGTGCTGATAATATGTATCATCTTCCTATGCTTGTCTTACACAGTGTTAATTAACCTGCGGCTGCACCAGTTTTCAAAATAAGGTATCCTAGCCCGTTGTTATTAGTAATAACTCAGAAAAAGTGGTATGGTGGGCTCAGAAAAGCCCTGAAAAATCTGAGAGAACCTTCCACAAACAGAATTAAGTCAATAGAGGCAGCAAGAGCAGTTTTGCCAGCAGAGAATTAGCCAGCAAATGTATTACAGCCATATGGATCTCCCTGCCTTCTCATTCTGTCCTGCACCCAAATACTAGACTCTTTCAGAAAAGATAAGCCCAGATGAGAAGAATGGGGCCGTTTTCCTCATTTGGTGCATGGTGAAAGTGTGCCCAATACAAGCACGACTGAGGTAGAAAGCAAAAATCTCCCCGGGGAACAGCAGGACCATAGCAATAGCCAGAGTGCTGTTTCTCAGCTTTTGTAATGGGCACATCATACTCTGTTCTTCCAGCTGAGCTTATCAGATGTCCACACATCACCCCAAGGAGCAAATTCCACTCAGGGCTGAAGGCAGCATGTCCAGGTGCCAGTGTTGCCTGTGCTTCACTCCATCTCTCCATAGCTGTCATGGCAGTCCCAGCAAagtcttgtttattttctgcatgcTGTCTGAGCTCCATCCACCTCCCTGTGTTcaccctccctgcagggcagggcaggtgagTGACCCTTCCTACAGCAGGATGCCAGCGCTTCCCTGGCCATGAGTCACTGGGGGATGGGAAGTGGCTTCCCACCATCCATTTGCATCTAGCTCAGGTCTCAGGAGCATCCTGgcctctgcagcagagcaggtcaGGATCCTCGTTTTCCCTGGTGTAAGTCTGCTCCAGACCATTCAATGCAATGGAGATGATTTGTGCTTTTCACCTGACAGAGAGGCCAGTCCAGTATCTGGTCCTTCTTTAGGTCCATGTCTCCAAACAGTCCCATGGAAACTGCTGGAGTTACTAGAAAGAATACAAAACTCTTATTCAGTAGAAACTGGCAAGCTACATATTTAATactctttatttaaaacaagtcAACATCTTCATGAAGCAAACGCCATAGGAGTTTCTCATCATACTCTGCTTTCCTAGCTTAGCAAAACAGATGTCTCCTCAGCTTTGGAAAACAGCTCTCCCAAAATAACCTCCCAGGATGTCTTTGTATAGCCTAAAACCTGGCTGACATGACTCAATGTagctttcaaatgcatttgtaGGCTGTACTATATATGCTGACTGTATCTTATTCTCTTGGCTAACTTAACATTTACAATACTTTGACACTAACAAAACGGTATCATGACACTAACAAAATGGTATCATAATACTTAATTATCAAAGCTTGGCCTTGCAGGGCTCTTAAACTGCATGGTATCAATGCAGCATAACTTTGCTAATGTAACAGCCTTATCATCTCTACTACACACTCCCAGCTAAGAGATGAATGTACTACAGGTTGATCGCTTTTATTACTCATTAACACAAGGTGGTCTGTGCTCTCCATTAAAGCCAAGCCATTATGTTACAGAGAGCGATAGAAACTACTGCCAATCTTGGGAGGATCATAGCTGGGTTTCATCCATTTACCTACAAAATTATTCTTGCAGCAACACCTCAATGAGGTCACAGTCCCATGAGCAGGAAAGGGTTGTGTCCTCCCTTTACTTCAACAGTGTCTAATATATAGTGTGGCAGAGGGCCTTGAGCAAGAGGGAAGTGGTGATGCTGCACATTAATGCATGAAATATGGACCTAActgcaagcaagcaagcagtcAGTGAGGCAACTGTCGTGTTCAGGGCCAGGGGCTTGCCCAACGGGCACGGATCAGGAGCCAGAGGTGATGGAGATCTTCAGGAGGGGTTTCCCTAAGacttcctctgctgctgtggaagACTCCATCGGCTTGTCTGCCCaacccttccctctcctccctcctggtTGTATCTCCTCCATTTTCCTGCTTCATACACCACCATCCATGGCCTCTAAGTGTCTTCATCTCCAGAGCAGTACTCTGGACATGAGATGCAAACACACATGAATTACAGAGCAGTGTGTGTCAGGTGCAATGTACCACTCCAGCCACACTCATATGGTCACTAGGTCACAATCCTAGGAGGTAGCTTGAGTTAGCTTGGTTACCccaaggaaaacagcaagaCTTCTGAGCAACCTGTGACTTTTCAAGCAGGCAATATGTAGgagtaaaagaaaataggaaagcaAAGGCATTTCCTAGTAGATATGAGCTTAAAGAATTGGTAAGTAAAAaccctctgtgtgtgtctgtgagtGTACGGATGGATACTATACACAGAGGTATGATGCTTGCATACAATTTTTTCAATCACTCCaatgcaataaaaaataaaataagcatttcaATACAGCCTTTTCAGGCTCTTAAAGTACTGTGCAACTTCTCCTCAGTACAATAAATTTTGGTTTATGGCTGCCTATGAAATCCCACACCTGAGAAGTACGTAATCTCAACGATGTATTACTAACCCCATTTTAGAGCTGGGGAAATCGAGGCACTGACTAAATGCCTTAGATCAGGAGTGAGGAGTCACAGCCCCACTCCTCTTTAACACCGGGACAGCACTCTCTGCATGGGCGTGGTAAGATCCTTATCAGTGAAAACATGCATGACCACTCGGGTTTTCTGAAAGCAGCCACTGAGAACACACAGTGCCGTCGCTACATACCAGATTCACGCAGGCGTGTATAGGCAGAGGAGCTGAGCAGTGGATTAGACACACCTTTTCCTGGCATGCCAGTAGTTCCAGTGAATAGCCCTCGTCCCCAAGCACCCCGGGGGCTGTTGATGCCCTGCTACATCCCGGCGGCGTCATCCTCATCCAAGCGTGTGTTTCCCAGAGTGAGCCTGAACTTTCACGTGCCCTGATGCAAAGGTGATAAAATGCAAGTGAAGCACAATGTCCGCACCACTAATAGCAATTGTGGAGgatgggaagggagagcagggtGGATATTTAGCTCTTTCCACAGTTCCAGAGAAaagtaaaggaagaaatgtcCCATGGTGCAAGGGGTTTGCATTGTGTCTGTCCTTCAGCGACTGCTTCTCAGAAACTCAGCTCACCTTAGCCTAAGTGAGAGGGGCAGTCATACGTGCGTTTCACCCTGCAGGCTCTCCTGGCTGAAATCCAGCCCCTCTTGCGACTCACTTCACAAGAAATATCCTCTTCAGACCTCTGTGTCCCTCGCTCCTATTCACCACCTACTTATCGGAGAGTCATGAAGTTTGGTAACAGGATGTTTGATCTGCTATAAAAATGCAAGGAGGGCAAGAGCTGAGGCTCTGAAAAAACAGTTGCTGCTGTGATTCACAGCCCATGAGCATGGGACAGTTTTGGGACCTGGTTAGGTGAGTGTGGGTCAGGTTTGGGTATGGGATCTGCAAAGAGTTTCCTTGCAGACCTCTGGGCTGCTAcccttttaaaatcagtgtcTGCTCACCTGCCAGCCACCAGTCCCCTGCCACACACTCGTCGTTCCCTTCTGTTTATTAGCCAGCATCCAAGCTGCACATCGAACGTTGCCCAGAGCTGACACAGAATGACTCCCAGGTCTGCCCCACCCCACCAAGATGCTGTACCTTCTGTGCAGAGCTGGGTTCCAGCAAGGGGGAGAAGCCAACTGAGCCCTGAAGACTCCCACGAGGCTGCTCCATCGCTCCAGCCCTCTCCCTGAGTGGGtaggggacagggcagggatgCCTTTGCCCCTGCTGCTGAGCAAACTAGTGTGAGCAGAGCCCCCTCATGGCTCATGTACACCCCATCACCCTCTGCCTTCACCTTGCAGACAAGGTGTGCTGTAGGCTGGAGGACAAAAccatggaggaagaggagggaggaagagaaaagacagCCTAATCCTTGATGGAAACTccctgaggagcagggagacacgggcagagctgcagccccagccctgggctagGAGATGACAGTGGGTGACTCCAGCCTCCAGTGCTCATCTCGCTCAAGGCATTTGTATAGGGAGTGTCTTCAGAggcctcctctcctcttctgtctcctgccctgccctctcccccaCATCAGAGTCTCTCTGTGCACTAGGAGAGGAGAGCATGGCATGTCCTTTCCCACTTTCTCCTACTCTGTCCCTAATCTGCCCTGGTGGTTGTGGTTCACATGGGGCTctgtttccctttctgttctttATGGAGATGTGCTGTTCCTCATCTAAGCTCTCCCAAAGGAGACCAGCCCTCCACCTGCTTCTGGCTCAGGCTTGGTTCACGCCTTCTTTGTCAACAGCACAGGGTGTGGGATTACCAATCAGCCATCACCAAATGTGAGTGCTCCCAAATCACCCATCAGCAAAGCCTCTGTGTACATCAGGCTTAAAGAAGAGTTTTCATGAGCAGAGAGACACAGATGTAAGAGAAACACCTCCAGCCTCTGGCCTCCAGCCACATAACTGGGATTTTAAACTCCCTTTACGCATTGAAATATGACCTTGGGTTGCCAATGTGCTCTCCCGGTCCTAATGATAAAGGGTGTGTCAGAAAGTCCAGGGGAGAagctccttctctcctcctctgccttgcACACATATGCATGCACAAGCTCTGCTTCCAGTGCAGATGTGTCTTGCACTTAGCAAAGGATTTTCAAGAGTGTCATTCCCATGTAGGTACTCAAATAAC is a window of Phalacrocorax aristotelis chromosome 7, bGulAri2.1, whole genome shotgun sequence DNA encoding:
- the CLDN16 gene encoding claudin-16, coding for MRFFLQYVGCFFAFFSTGFLIASTWTDCWMVNADDSLEVSTKCRGLWWECVTNVFDGIQTCDEYDSIFAEHPVKLVLTRAMMITADILAGFGFLFLVLGLDCVKFLPDEPLIKLRICLVSGVTLLIAGVPGITGSVWYAVDVYVERSSLVFHNVFLGIQYKFGWSCWLGMAGSLGCFLSGALLTCCVYLFRETSSGRLHSAYSFRKGYSSAGTIVTNVHLPSSQTATAKMYAVDTRV